A genomic stretch from Malus domestica chromosome 15, GDT2T_hap1 includes:
- the LOC103450339 gene encoding serine/threonine-protein kinase STY46-like has product MEDTESFCNRPADFLPAPTRKQKLKVSIYNEVLGRLQDSDVGEAKVPGFEDELWAHFSRLPTRYALDVNVERAQDVLMHKRLLHMAHDPATRPAVQVRLVQVRSASGSNSSRKANAQCSAAASKESHPPPAFGLSPDLQLALEAEQLHVDQGDNSVYASQLFTRSMHEITISTNDKPKLLSELTSLLSDIGLNIQEAHAYSTTDGYSLDVFVVDGWPCEETERLRHALAKQIPWNEKNPSLDCNIISPPPDQETGMEFINDHVSTLNEEKDVWEIDASMLRYEEKIASGSNGDLYQGSYCGRDVAIKVLSTERLNETMKEFTQEVYIMRKVRHKNVVQFIGACTKPPKLCIITEFLSGGSMYDFLHKQRGVLSLLSLLRVAIDVSRGMNYLHQNNIIHRDLKAANLLMDGTGVVKVADFGIARVRAESGVMTAETGTYRWMAPEVIEHRPYNHKADVFSFGVVLWELLTGKLPYENLTPLQAAVGVVQKGLRPTIPSHTNPMLMELMERCWQQDPSLRPEFSEIVNMLQHLARKVAKGSEDRRKGKSAKVVPTFKQGGDGSAK; this is encoded by the exons ATGGAAGACACCGAGAGTTTCTGTAACAGGCCCGCTGACTTTTTGCCCGCTCCGACCCGAAAGCAGAAGCTGAAAGTGAGCATTTACAATGAAGTCCTTGGTCGGCTCCAGGACTCCGATGTCGGAGAGGCCAAGGTTCCTGGTTTCGAAGATGAACTGTGGGCCCATTTCAGTCGCCTCCCCACTAG ATATGCGTTGGATGTGAATGTGGAGAGGGCACAAGATGTTCTGATGCATAAGAGATTACTGCATATGGCGCATGACCCGGCCACTAGACCTGCAGTCCAAGTTCGTCTTGTGCAG GTTCGTTCTGCTTCCGGCTCAAATTCATCGAGGAAAGCGAATGCTCAATGTTCTGCTGCTGCCAGCAAAGAGAG TCATCCACCGCCAGCTTTTGGTTTGTCACCAGACCTTCAACTTGCTCTTGAAGCTGAACAGTTACACGTTGACCAGGGCGATAACTCTGTGTATGCCAGTCAACTTTTTACAAG GTCGATGCATGAAATTACTATTTCCACGAATGACAAGCCCAAACTCCTCAGTGAG TTGACATCCTTATTATCTGACATTGGATTGAACATTCAAGAAGCACATGCTTATTCCACAACAGATGGCTACTCTTTGGATGTCTTTGTTGTTGATGGTTGGCCATGTGAG GAAACTGAGAGGCTTAGGCATGCACTGGCAAAACAAATACCATGGAATGAG AAGAATCCTTCATTGGACTGTAACATCATTTCTCCTCCTCCGGATCAAGAGACTGGAATGGAGTTTATTAATGATCATGTAAGCACACTCAATGAGGAAAAGGATGTCTGGGAAATTGATGCAAGCATGTTGAGATATGAGGAGAAAATTGCATCTGGATCGAATGGTGATTT GTATCAAGGTAGTTACTGTGGTCGAGATGTGGCTATTAAAGTTCTTAGCACTGAGCGCCTGAATGAAACTATGAAGGAGTTTACTCAAGAAGTCTATATTATGAG AAAAGTTCGGCACAAGAATGTCGTTCAATTTATTGGGGCATGCACTAAACCTCCTaagctttgcatcattactg AATTTCTGTCTGGTGGAAGTATGTATGACTTTCTGCATAAGCAAAGGGGTGTTTTATCACTTCTGTCCTTGCTCAGAGTCGCAATTGATGTTTCCAGGGGAATGAACTACTTGCACCAAAACAATATAATCCATAGGGACTTGAAAGCTGCTAATCTTTTGATGGACGGAACTGGA GTAGTGAAAGTAGCTGATTTCGGCATCGCTAGAGTACGGGCAGAGTCTGGTGTTATGACTGCAGAAACTGGCACTTACCGTTGGATGGCTCCCGAG GTTATAGAACATAGGCCATACAATCATAAAGCTGATGTTTTTAGCTTTGGGGTTGTTCTCTGGGAGCTGCTTACAGGGAAG CTTCCCTACGAGAACTTAACTCCGTTACAAGCAGCAGTTGGCGTAGTCCAGAAGGGTCTGAGGCCTACAATTCCGAGCCACACGAATCCAATGCTGATGGAACTGATGGAGAGATGCTGGCAGCAAGACCCATCATTGAGACCGGAATTTTCAGAAATTGTAAATATGTTGCAGCACTTGGCCAGGAAG GTTGCAAAGGGAAGTGAGGATAGACGAAAGGGAAAATCAGCTAAAGTAGTACCTACTTTCAAGCAAGGCGGTGATGGTAGTGCCAAATGA
- the LOC103450341 gene encoding plastocyanin, producing MASVTPAAVTIPSFTGLKSSGAAKVSAAVKVSASPRQMCVVKSSLKDVGVAVAATAASAILASNAMAIEVLLGSDDGGLAFVPNSFSVAPGEKIVFKNNAGFPHNIVFDEDEVPSGVDAGKISMSEEDLLNAPGETYAVTLTEKGSYSFYCSPHQGAGMVGKVTVN from the coding sequence ATGGCCTCCGTCACCCCCGCCGCCGTCACTATCCCATCATTCACCGGACTCAAGTCCTCTGGCGCAGCCAAGGTTAGCGCTGCCGTTAAGGTCTCAGCCTCCCCAAGGCAGATGTGCGTCGTCAAGTCATCCCTCAAGGATGTCGGTGTGGCCGTCGCCGCCACCGCAGCCAGCGCTATCCTCGCCAGTAATGCCATGGCCATTGAGGTCTTGCTCGGCAGCGATGACGGGGGCTTGGCCTTCGTCCCCAACAGCTTCTCCGTCGCCCCCGGCGAGAAGATTGTGTTCAAGAACAATGCTGGATTCCCACACAACATTGTCTTCGACGAGGACGAGGTTCCCAGCGGTGTGGATGCCGGAAAGATATCGATGAGCGAGGAGGACCTCCTGAATGCCCCCGGGGAGACCTACGCCGTCACCTTGACCGAAAAAGGTTCATACTCTTTCTACTGCTCTCCTCACCAGGGAGCTGGCATGGTCGGTAAAGTTACCGTTAACTAA
- the LOC103450340 gene encoding phospholipase D delta-like — protein sequence MAAEEDKSQTMVVYLHGDLDLKILEARCLPNMDMVSERLRRFFSACSKPFTRPAAHHSHGKIITSDPYVTVCLAGATVARTRVISNSQNPVWKEHFKIPLAHPVSQVEFYVKDNDMFGADLIGVASVSAVRILSGETISDWFPIIGPLGKPPKPDAAVKLEMRFTKCEDNPMYRHGISNDPDHFGIRNCYFPVRQGGHVTLYQDAHVPEAMLEEIELDDGVTFQHGRCWEDICHAILEAHHLVYIVGWSIYHQVKLVREPTKPLPSGGNLNLGELLKYKSEEGLRVLLLVWDDKTSHSKFFINTNGVMQTHDEETRKFFKHSSVSCVLAPRYASSKLSIFKQQVVGTLFTHHQKCVIVDTQASGNNRKITAFIGGLDLCDGRYDTPEHRLFRDLDSVFQDDYHNPTLSGGTKGPRQPWHDLHCKIEGPAAYDVLTNFEQRWRKATKWSELGQRFKRVSRWHDDALIKLERISWILSPSPSTAKDDPALWVSDENDPQNWHVQVFRSIDSGSLKGFPKDVYKAEAQNLVCAKNLVVDKSIQTAYIDAIRSAQHFIYIENQYFVGSSYGWPAYKEAGADNLIPMELALKIASKIRADERFAVYIVIPMWPEGVPSSASVQEILYWQGQTMQMMYEVVAKELKAMKVENAHPHDYLNFYCLGNRETLPDTLSCHVNQTDRNGESHTVSASQKFQRFMIYVHAKGMVVDDEYVIIGSANINQRSMAGSRDTEIAMGAYQPHHTWGKKKRHPRGQVYGYRMSLWAEHLGMVDKCFKEAETLDCVKCVNAIAGDNWTRFVADDFAPLQGHLMKYPVAVDVNGKVSAIPGRESFPDVGGKILGGRTTLPDALTT from the exons ATGGCGGCAGAAGAAGATAAATCTCAGACGATGGTTGTCTACCTCCACGGCGACCTTGATTTGAAAATTCTCGAGGCTCGATGTTTGCCCAACATGGATATGGTCTCGGAGCGCCTCCGCCGCTTCTTCTCGGCCTGTAGCAAGCCTTTTACACGCCCGGCGGCCCACCACTCCCACGGAAAAATCATCACCAGCGACCCCTACGTCACCGTCTGCCTCGCCGGTGCCACAGTGGCTCGCACCCGCGTCATTTCCAACTCCCAGAACCCCGTCTGGAAAGAGCATTTCAAGATCCCCCTGGCCCACCCCGTCTCGCAGGTCGAATTCTACGTCAAAGACAACGACATGTTTGGCGCAGATTTAATCGGCGTCGCGTCCGTCTCGGCGGTTAGAATCCTTTCCGGCGAAACGATCAGCGATTGGTTCCCGATCATCGGGCCGTTGGGCAAGCCGCCGAAGCCCGACGCGGCCGTTAAGCTCGAGATGCGGTTCACGAAATGCGAGGACAATCCCATGTACCGGCACGGTATTTCGAATGATCCAGACCACTTCGGGATCCGAAACTGTTATTTTCCGGTTCGGCAGGGAGGGCACGTGACGCTGTACCAGGACGCGCACGTGCCGGAGGCGATGCTGGAGGAGATTGAACTGGACGACGGCGTTACTTTTCAGCACGGGAGGTGCTGGGAGGATATCTGCCACGCGATATTGGAGGCGCATCATTTGGTTTATATTGTGGGATGGTCAATTTATCATCAGGTGAAGCTGGTGCGAGAACCGACGAAGCCGCTGCCGAGCGGCGGGAATTTGAACCTGGGGGAGCTGCTGAAGTACAAGTCCGAAGAAGGCTTGCGAGTTCTGCTGCTCGTTTGGGATGACAAGACTTCTCACAGCAAATTCTTCATCAATACG AATGGAGTGATGCAAACTCATGACGAAGAGACCCGCAAGTTCTTTAAGCACTCTTCGGTTTCATGCGTGCTTGCACCTCGATATGCGAGCAGTAAGCTTAGCATTTTCAAGCAACAG GTTGTTGGAACCCTGTTTACACATCACCAGAAATGTGTGATTGTGGATACACAAGCATCTGGAAATAACCGAAAGATAACCGCCTTCATAGGAGGTCTAGACCTTTGTGATGGCCGCTATGATACTCCTGAGCATCGCCTCTTTCGAGACCTCGACAGTGTTTTCCAGGATGATTATCATAATCCCACACTTTCT GGAGGAACAAAGGGTCCAAGGCAACCGTGGCATGATTTGCATTGCAAGATAGAAGGGCCGGCTGCCTATGATGTGCTTACCAATTTTGAGCAGCGTTGGAGAAAAGCCACAAAATGGTCGGAGTTGGGCCAACGATTCAAAAGAGTATCTCGCTGGCATGACGATGCTTTGATAAAATTGGAGCGCATCTCATGGATACTTAGTCCCTCCCCATCAACTGCCAAGGATGATCCCGCCTTATGGGTTTCAGATGAAAATGACCCTCAAAACTGGCATGTTCAG GTTTTTCGATCCATAGATTCTGGATCTCTGAAGGGATTTCCTAAGGATGTTTATAAAGCAGAGGCTCAG AATCTTGTTTGTGCCAAGAATTTGGTAGTAGACAAGAGCATACAAACAGCATACATCGATGCAATCCGATCTGCACAACACTTCATATACATTGAGAATCAGTATTTTGTCGGATCGTCGTATGGATGGCCAGCTTACAAAGAAGCAG GTGCTGACAATTTAATCCCGATGGAATTGGCATTAAAGATTGCGAGCAAGATAAGAGCAGACGAGAGATTCGCAGTTTATATCGTCATACCAATGTGGCCAGAGGGTGTTCCCTCCTCTGCTTCTGTGCAAGAAATTCTCTATTGGCAG GGACAGACAATGCAAATGATGTATGAAGTCGTAGCAAAAGAGCTGAAAGCCATGAAAGTGGAGAATGCTCATCCGCATGACTACCTAAACTTCTACTGTCTTGGAAATCGGGAGACACTGCCGGACACGCTATCCTGTCACGTGAATCAAACTGACAGAAACGGAGAATCTCACACG GTTTCGGCTTCCCAAAAGTTTCAACGGTTTATGATTTACGTACATGCCAAGGGAATGGTGGTAGATGATGAGTATGTGATCATAGGTTCCGCAAATATCAACCAACGATCTATGGCGGGTTCTAGAGACACCGAGATAGCCATGGGTGCATACCAGCCCCACCACACTTGGGGTAAGAAGAAGCGTCATCCTCGTGGCCAGGTGTATGGGTATAGAATGTCACTTTGGGCAGAACACTTGGGGATGGTGGACAAATGCTTCAAGGAGGCTGAAACGTTGGACTGTGTGAAGTGCGTGAACGCTATCGCTGGAGATAACTGGACGAGGTTTGTGGCGGATGACTTTGCACCATTACAAGGGCATTTGATGAAATACCCGGTTGCGGTAGATGTCAATGGGAAGGTAAGTGCAATTCCTGGACGAGAGAGTTTCCCTGACGTCGGTGGTAAGATCCTCGGAGGCCGAACTACCCTTCCTGATGCACTCACTACTTAA
- the LOC103450342 gene encoding uncharacterized protein isoform X2: MERLSAGLSHLFMTVFLHNFATFMVIPAITDVTMSALCPGRDECSIAIYLTGFQQAIVGLGTLVMMPLVGNLSDKCGRKALLTLPMISTIIPLGILGYSRSKSFFYVYFAVKTLTAMLCEGSVQCLALAYVADNVAEGRRASTFGVLSGISSSAFVCGTLFTRFVSTSSAFQVATVVAVVAVMYMRVFLPDSNRDNNLSAPLLSDEKIKIKDSAESSSAQILQPAKTLPSLSDFISLLKTSTTFSQAAIVAFFSNLADVGLHASMMYFLKARFHFNKDQFADLMVISGVAGTVSQLVLMPLLAPALGEERLLSIGLLFSCAHMFLYGIAWSFWVPYAAAMFSIFFVFAQPCMRSIVSKQIGPSEQGKAQGCISGICSLANVISPIAFSPLTDDSLYSKRDDKGCSFPFEPTEQRQLQSHGALVYSSHLRHWQ; this comes from the exons ATGGAAAGGCTTTCGGCAGGGTTGAGCCACCTCTTCATGACAGTCTTTCTGCACAACTTCGCCACGTTCATGGTGATCCCGGCCATCACCGACGTTACAATGTCTGCCCTTTGTCCTGGAAGAGATGAGTGCTCCATCGCTATCTACCTCACCGGATTTCAACAAGCG ATCGTAGGGCTGGGAACACTAGTGATGATGCCATTGGTAGGTAATCTCTCAGACAAGTGTGGAAGAAAAGCTTTGCTTACACTGCCAATGATCTCCACAATTATCCCCTTGG GGATATTGGGATACAGCAGGAGTAAGAGTTTCTTCTACGTCTACTTCGCGGTCAAAACTCTAACCGCCATGCTTTGTGAAGGCAGCGTTCAGTGCCTCGCCCTTGCCTATGTG GCAGATAATGTGGCAGAAGGGCGGCGAGCCTCGACGTTCGGAGTCCTATCGGGGATTAGTTCCTCTGCATTTGTCTGCGGAACCTTATTCACTCGTTTCGTCTCCACTTCCTCCGCTTTTCAG gttGCGACAGTGGTGGCGGTTGTGGCAGTAATGTACATGAGGGTTTTCCTACCGGATTCCAACAGAGACAATAACCTTTCCGCTCCGTTACTGTCGGATGAAAAGATCAAAATTAAGGATTCAGCTGAAAGTTCAAGTGCTCAGATATTGCAGCCAGCCAAAACATTGCCTTCCTTAAGTGATTTTATCTCCTTATTGAAAACCAG CACGACGTTTTCGCAAGCTGCAATTGTTGCGTTTTTCAGTAATCTTGCGGATGTTGGCCTTCATGCTTCAATGATG TACTTTCTAAAGGCGCGGTTTCACTTCAACAAGGATCAGTTTGCGGACCTGATGGTTATTTCCGGGGTAGCAGGCACCGTTTCACAG CTGGTTCTAATGCCCTTGCTGGCTCCGGCTTTAGGAGAGGAAAGGCTACTTTCGATAGGCCTCCTTTTTAGCTGTGCACAT ATGTTTCTTTATGGCATTGCGTGGTCCTTCTGGGTGCCATATGCTGCTGCCATGTTTTCCATCTTTTTTGTGTTCGCACAACCATGC ATGCGAAGCATTGTATCGAAACAAATTGGTCCGTCCGAGCAG GGGAAGGCTCAAGGATGCATTTCAGGCATATGTTCACTTGCAAATGTGATATCTCCGATTGCTTTCTCTCCTCTCACAG ATGATAGCCTTTATTCAAAGCGTGATGATAAGGGCTGCTCCTTCCCTTTCGAGCCAACGGAACAGCGGCAATTGCAATCACACGGAGCCCTAGTTTACTCAAGTCACCTTCGGCACTGGCAGTAA
- the LOC103450342 gene encoding uncharacterized protein isoform X1 — translation MERLSAGLSHLFMTVFLHNFATFMVIPAITDVTMSALCPGRDECSIAIYLTGFQQAIVGLGTLVMMPLVGNLSDKCGRKALLTLPMISTIIPLGILGYSRSKSFFYVYFAVKTLTAMLCEGSVQCLALAYVADNVAEGRRASTFGVLSGISSSAFVCGTLFTRFVSTSSAFQVATVVAVVAVMYMRVFLPDSNRDNNLSAPLLSDEKIKIKDSAESSSAQILQPAKTLPSLSDFISLLKTSTTFSQAAIVAFFSNLADVGLHASMMYFLKARFHFNKDQFADLMVISGVAGTVSQLVLMPLLAPALGEERLLSIGLLFSCAHMFLYGIAWSFWVPYAAAMFSIFFVFAQPCMRSIVSKQIGPSEQGKAQGCISGICSLANVISPIAFSPLTALFLSEKAPFNFPGFSLICVGFAAMIAFIQSVMIRAAPSLSSQRNSGNCNHTEP, via the exons ATGGAAAGGCTTTCGGCAGGGTTGAGCCACCTCTTCATGACAGTCTTTCTGCACAACTTCGCCACGTTCATGGTGATCCCGGCCATCACCGACGTTACAATGTCTGCCCTTTGTCCTGGAAGAGATGAGTGCTCCATCGCTATCTACCTCACCGGATTTCAACAAGCG ATCGTAGGGCTGGGAACACTAGTGATGATGCCATTGGTAGGTAATCTCTCAGACAAGTGTGGAAGAAAAGCTTTGCTTACACTGCCAATGATCTCCACAATTATCCCCTTGG GGATATTGGGATACAGCAGGAGTAAGAGTTTCTTCTACGTCTACTTCGCGGTCAAAACTCTAACCGCCATGCTTTGTGAAGGCAGCGTTCAGTGCCTCGCCCTTGCCTATGTG GCAGATAATGTGGCAGAAGGGCGGCGAGCCTCGACGTTCGGAGTCCTATCGGGGATTAGTTCCTCTGCATTTGTCTGCGGAACCTTATTCACTCGTTTCGTCTCCACTTCCTCCGCTTTTCAG gttGCGACAGTGGTGGCGGTTGTGGCAGTAATGTACATGAGGGTTTTCCTACCGGATTCCAACAGAGACAATAACCTTTCCGCTCCGTTACTGTCGGATGAAAAGATCAAAATTAAGGATTCAGCTGAAAGTTCAAGTGCTCAGATATTGCAGCCAGCCAAAACATTGCCTTCCTTAAGTGATTTTATCTCCTTATTGAAAACCAG CACGACGTTTTCGCAAGCTGCAATTGTTGCGTTTTTCAGTAATCTTGCGGATGTTGGCCTTCATGCTTCAATGATG TACTTTCTAAAGGCGCGGTTTCACTTCAACAAGGATCAGTTTGCGGACCTGATGGTTATTTCCGGGGTAGCAGGCACCGTTTCACAG CTGGTTCTAATGCCCTTGCTGGCTCCGGCTTTAGGAGAGGAAAGGCTACTTTCGATAGGCCTCCTTTTTAGCTGTGCACAT ATGTTTCTTTATGGCATTGCGTGGTCCTTCTGGGTGCCATATGCTGCTGCCATGTTTTCCATCTTTTTTGTGTTCGCACAACCATGC ATGCGAAGCATTGTATCGAAACAAATTGGTCCGTCCGAGCAG GGGAAGGCTCAAGGATGCATTTCAGGCATATGTTCACTTGCAAATGTGATATCTCCGATTGCTTTCTCTCCTCTCACAG CTTTGTTTCTGTCCGAAAAGGCACCCTTTAATTTCCCTGGATTTAGTCTCATTTGCGTTGGATTTGCTGCG ATGATAGCCTTTATTCAAAGCGTGATGATAAGGGCTGCTCCTTCCCTTTCGAGCCAACGGAACAGCGGCAATTGCAATCACACGGAGCCCTAG
- the LOC103450342 gene encoding uncharacterized protein isoform X3: protein MERLSAGLSHLFMTVFLHNFATFMVIPAITDVTMSALCPGRDECSIAIYLTGFQQAIVGLGTLVMMPLVGNLSDKCGRKALLTLPMISTIIPLGILGYSRSKSFFYVYFAVKTLTAMLCEGSVQCLALAYVADNVAEGRRASTFGVLSGISSSAFVCGTLFTRFVSTSSAFQVATVVAVVAVMYMRVFLPDSNRDNNLSAPLLSDEKIKIKDSAESSSAQILQPAKTLPSLSDFISLLKTSTTFSQAAIVAFFSNLADVGLHASMMYFLKARFHFNKDQFADLMVISGVAGTVSQMFLYGIAWSFWVPYAAAMFSIFFVFAQPCMRSIVSKQIGPSEQGKAQGCISGICSLANVISPIAFSPLTALFLSEKAPFNFPGFSLICVGFAAMIAFIQSVMIRAAPSLSSQRNSGNCNHTEP, encoded by the exons ATGGAAAGGCTTTCGGCAGGGTTGAGCCACCTCTTCATGACAGTCTTTCTGCACAACTTCGCCACGTTCATGGTGATCCCGGCCATCACCGACGTTACAATGTCTGCCCTTTGTCCTGGAAGAGATGAGTGCTCCATCGCTATCTACCTCACCGGATTTCAACAAGCG ATCGTAGGGCTGGGAACACTAGTGATGATGCCATTGGTAGGTAATCTCTCAGACAAGTGTGGAAGAAAAGCTTTGCTTACACTGCCAATGATCTCCACAATTATCCCCTTGG GGATATTGGGATACAGCAGGAGTAAGAGTTTCTTCTACGTCTACTTCGCGGTCAAAACTCTAACCGCCATGCTTTGTGAAGGCAGCGTTCAGTGCCTCGCCCTTGCCTATGTG GCAGATAATGTGGCAGAAGGGCGGCGAGCCTCGACGTTCGGAGTCCTATCGGGGATTAGTTCCTCTGCATTTGTCTGCGGAACCTTATTCACTCGTTTCGTCTCCACTTCCTCCGCTTTTCAG gttGCGACAGTGGTGGCGGTTGTGGCAGTAATGTACATGAGGGTTTTCCTACCGGATTCCAACAGAGACAATAACCTTTCCGCTCCGTTACTGTCGGATGAAAAGATCAAAATTAAGGATTCAGCTGAAAGTTCAAGTGCTCAGATATTGCAGCCAGCCAAAACATTGCCTTCCTTAAGTGATTTTATCTCCTTATTGAAAACCAG CACGACGTTTTCGCAAGCTGCAATTGTTGCGTTTTTCAGTAATCTTGCGGATGTTGGCCTTCATGCTTCAATGATG TACTTTCTAAAGGCGCGGTTTCACTTCAACAAGGATCAGTTTGCGGACCTGATGGTTATTTCCGGGGTAGCAGGCACCGTTTCACAG ATGTTTCTTTATGGCATTGCGTGGTCCTTCTGGGTGCCATATGCTGCTGCCATGTTTTCCATCTTTTTTGTGTTCGCACAACCATGC ATGCGAAGCATTGTATCGAAACAAATTGGTCCGTCCGAGCAG GGGAAGGCTCAAGGATGCATTTCAGGCATATGTTCACTTGCAAATGTGATATCTCCGATTGCTTTCTCTCCTCTCACAG CTTTGTTTCTGTCCGAAAAGGCACCCTTTAATTTCCCTGGATTTAGTCTCATTTGCGTTGGATTTGCTGCG ATGATAGCCTTTATTCAAAGCGTGATGATAAGGGCTGCTCCTTCCCTTTCGAGCCAACGGAACAGCGGCAATTGCAATCACACGGAGCCCTAG
- the LOC103450342 gene encoding uncharacterized protein isoform X4 — MERLSAGLSHLFMTVFLHNFATFMVIPAITDVTMSALCPGRDECSIAIYLTGFQQAIVGLGTLVMMPLVGNLSDKCGRKALLTLPMISTIIPLGILGYSRSKSFFYVYFAVKTLTAMLCEGSVQCLALAYVADNVAEGRRASTFGVLSGISSSAFVCGTLFTRFVSTSSAFQVATVVAVVAVMYMRVFLPDSNRDNNLSAPLLSDEKIKIKDSAESSSAQILQPAKTLPSLSDFISLLKTSTTFSQAAIVAFFSNLADVGLHASMMYFLKARFHFNKDQFADLMVISGVAGTVSQLVLMPLLAPALGEERLLSIGLLFSCAHMFLYGIAWSFWVPYAAAMFSIFFVFAQPCFKLHRCEALYRNKLVRPSRGRLKDAFQAYVHLQM; from the exons ATGGAAAGGCTTTCGGCAGGGTTGAGCCACCTCTTCATGACAGTCTTTCTGCACAACTTCGCCACGTTCATGGTGATCCCGGCCATCACCGACGTTACAATGTCTGCCCTTTGTCCTGGAAGAGATGAGTGCTCCATCGCTATCTACCTCACCGGATTTCAACAAGCG ATCGTAGGGCTGGGAACACTAGTGATGATGCCATTGGTAGGTAATCTCTCAGACAAGTGTGGAAGAAAAGCTTTGCTTACACTGCCAATGATCTCCACAATTATCCCCTTGG GGATATTGGGATACAGCAGGAGTAAGAGTTTCTTCTACGTCTACTTCGCGGTCAAAACTCTAACCGCCATGCTTTGTGAAGGCAGCGTTCAGTGCCTCGCCCTTGCCTATGTG GCAGATAATGTGGCAGAAGGGCGGCGAGCCTCGACGTTCGGAGTCCTATCGGGGATTAGTTCCTCTGCATTTGTCTGCGGAACCTTATTCACTCGTTTCGTCTCCACTTCCTCCGCTTTTCAG gttGCGACAGTGGTGGCGGTTGTGGCAGTAATGTACATGAGGGTTTTCCTACCGGATTCCAACAGAGACAATAACCTTTCCGCTCCGTTACTGTCGGATGAAAAGATCAAAATTAAGGATTCAGCTGAAAGTTCAAGTGCTCAGATATTGCAGCCAGCCAAAACATTGCCTTCCTTAAGTGATTTTATCTCCTTATTGAAAACCAG CACGACGTTTTCGCAAGCTGCAATTGTTGCGTTTTTCAGTAATCTTGCGGATGTTGGCCTTCATGCTTCAATGATG TACTTTCTAAAGGCGCGGTTTCACTTCAACAAGGATCAGTTTGCGGACCTGATGGTTATTTCCGGGGTAGCAGGCACCGTTTCACAG CTGGTTCTAATGCCCTTGCTGGCTCCGGCTTTAGGAGAGGAAAGGCTACTTTCGATAGGCCTCCTTTTTAGCTGTGCACAT ATGTTTCTTTATGGCATTGCGTGGTCCTTCTGGGTGCCATATGCTGCTGCCATGTTTTCCATCTTTTTTGTGTTCGCACAACCATGC TTCAAACTTCACAGATGCGAAGCATTGTATCGAAACAAATTGGTCCGTCCGAGCAG GGGAAGGCTCAAGGATGCATTTCAGGCATATGTTCACTTGCAAATGTGA